The genome window GTCAGCCAGGAGGCCGCCGGGATAGCAGTCGCTCACCGAGGCGAAGCCGCCGATGCGGGAGCGGTCCTTCCGAAGAAGGAACCCGTGCTTTTTGCCTAGCTGTTCGAAGGAGGCGATGCCCTGTCCCACGAGGGTCCCGCCGAAGCGGTCCAGGTTGCCCGTTATGGCGTTGATGACCTCCTGGAGCCAGAACGCCAGGGCCCCGTTGCGTCCCATGTTGACACCGGTTGAGGAATAGAGGGCCGCTCCGTCCGCTGCGAGGTATCCGCCCACGATGTCACGTAGTGTCGCAGGGGATATGCCGGTGACCTCCGCGGTGCGCTCCGGCGTCCAGGGCTCGACGATACTCCTCATCTCATCAAGGCCGTCCATGTATTCCCTGGTCCTGGAATGATTTATGGCGTCCCTCAGGAAGACCTCCCTTAGGAAGGAAAGGTAGAAGAAGACATCGGTATCGGGCCTGATGAAGACGTGCTCTCCCACGGCCCTGGCGGATTCGGTGCGGCGGGGGTCGATGAAAATGACGCGTCCGCCCCCCTCGACGATGGACTTCAGCTTTTTCACCGGATGGGGCAGCTGGAGAAAGCTGAATTTCGATATGGCCGGGTTGCCGCCGGCGATGACCAGGAACTTCGTGTTGGCGATGTCGGGGAAGGGCTGCGTGAAGGGAAAGCCGTAGAGGTGATGGGCCACCGCGAACTTGTTGGCGCAGTCCTGGGTGTGAGGCGAATACATCTGCTTCGTGCCGATGCCGGTCATGAACCCCTGGGCGAAGGCCGGGTGGAGCAGGTCGAAGCCGGTGGCCGTGCCCACATACATGCCGATGGAATCCGGCCCGTGGGCCATCCGGAGACTCTTGATCTTCTCGCCGATTTCCCTGAGCGCCTGATCCCAGGATATCCGCCTGAATTCATTGCCTTCGCGCTTTAATGGATAACGCAACCGGTCCGCCGATTCGTAGATTTTGTGCTGCTTCAGGCCCTTCACGCAGGCATGGCCTTCAGTGGCCACATGGTCTTTATCCGCCTCGATCTTCTCCACGCGGTTGCCGTCAAGGGTTACCTTGAGGCCGCAGAGGCATTCGCAGATTCTGCAGAAAGTGTGTTCGGTTCTCATGGGGAGCGGGTCCTTAACTGGTATCTGATTGTCATCGCATCGTGGCGGCATCCTGCATTGACCGGGGTTTTTCCGCAATGATATTTCAACGGGACCGCCCTGTTCAATCCGATCTTGTATTCTGTCTCCCGCCGGACAGAACGCTTTTTTCTTGATATTTACGCGCATGATGATACCATATGGGTATTCCAGGCCAAGAGGTAGCCATGATGAGAAGATCCTTGATCGCCGTCGTTATCCTGATGGTCAGTTCCCCCATATATCCCTACTTTTACTCGGAACAACCTGTCGATCCTGACAGCTATTATCCAATCGTGCAGAATGGCGCGTGGGGATATATCGACCGTCGGGGAAAGATCGTGATAAAGCCTCAATTCGAGACGGCCAAT of Spirochaetota bacterium contains these proteins:
- a CDS encoding molybdopterin-dependent oxidoreductase, whose translation is MRTEHTFCRICECLCGLKVTLDGNRVEKIEADKDHVATEGHACVKGLKQHKIYESADRLRYPLKREGNEFRRISWDQALREIGEKIKSLRMAHGPDSIGMYVGTATGFDLLHPAFAQGFMTGIGTKQMYSPHTQDCANKFAVAHHLYGFPFTQPFPDIANTKFLVIAGGNPAISKFSFLQLPHPVKKLKSIVEGGGRVIFIDPRRTESARAVGEHVFIRPDTDVFFYLSFLREVFLRDAINHSRTREYMDGLDEMRSIVEPWTPERTAEVTGISPATLRDIVGGYLAADGAALYSSTGVNMGRNGALAFWLQEVINAITGNLDRFGGTLVGQGIASFEQLGKKHGFLLRKDRSRIGGFASVSDCYPGGLLADEILTPGQGQIRALFCTGGNPLNTMANSARVSEAFKKLDLLVSVDIFQNETASLAHYVLPVTSFFEMPGIPFIFPLFCGLQIRPYLQATRAILERDGEQRHPWEVYSDLARACGTPLFGSGFAQALMNLNMRACSSMFFRWMALTPERMLGLLLRSFGQPGFKKLLRHPHGFLRPSHREHSFLGKRVVTDNGRVNLAPVHFIERAAALENIYSDELKSRGQLKLITKRAVRTHNSWMHNLEDFVSGDNNTNYLYMHPSDAADGGLTEGAFADVSTATGKVRVPVRFLSELMPGTVALPHGWGHQPARGLSVASKTRGVNVNILAADGPDSLDPLSGMAHLTGIPVTVKPADGPHDPTSWSGIAESK